One Cohnella candidum genomic region harbors:
- a CDS encoding carbohydrate-binding protein, whose protein sequence is MLRKQGALTVLLAACLVWAQMAFVPAASAASFEAESAALSGGVVSASDHAGYSGSGFAAGFTDANKGNAAAQFTVSASSAGSYDVVLRYANGTGSAQTLSLYVNNTKVKQISLPATANWDTWSSRTDSVALTAGSNTVRYKFDTTDTGNVNLDKIDVNPVSSPPTGQYEAESAALTGGAVVANDHAGYTGTGFAAGFVDANKGSAQAQFTVSAASAGTYDVKLRYANATGSARTLTIYVNGAKIKQASMASLANWDAWGTQTETLTLNAGTNTIAYKFETTDSGNVNLDNIQLSASASPPPPPPGSYGATMPYDTYEAENASFTGTLIGPSTTFGDPASEASGRKAVKLTSAGQYVQITLTKAAQGVTVRYSIPDNAAGTGIDSAIGLYVGGTFKKDIPLTSKYSWNYGAWGTEGGQIRWSNNPNAVPTTPHHMYDEVSFILDQSYPAGTVIKLQRNSNNLNFGSTAYVTIDLIETEAVPAPLTQPAGYLSITSCGAAANDGLDDTAAINACINNVKNSGGTYKGIWIPSGTFTLNNGTRGAGWDGTGTRLYLDGGVSVKAAGIWYSALSGNFAGIYLRGGNVTLSDFKISANDLIRDDYNGVAGVEGNGTNSTLSNLWIEHTKVGVWLTNQTNAATVSGSRIRDVWADGLNLHYGTSNTTVTNNSIRNSGDDGLAMWSDTYLDTNNTFSYNTVQTPTLANNIAIYGGQNNKVIWNLCTDTIVNGSGISLGTDFNPPSMTGTLTIQNNLLVRAGSYHKDYGYQIGAIWAYWVNNNGKAQNLTVTVSGNTVQDSVYSGVFIEEPAPGISVTYGSNTVTNAGTYGVYIRASATGSSTFNGNTVNGAPSGKFMNASPSFTVSGSGNNW, encoded by the coding sequence GTGTTGCGGAAACAAGGAGCGTTGACGGTTCTGTTGGCGGCCTGTCTCGTCTGGGCGCAAATGGCGTTCGTTCCCGCGGCTTCGGCCGCATCGTTCGAAGCGGAATCCGCCGCTTTATCGGGAGGCGTGGTCTCCGCAAGCGATCACGCCGGCTATTCGGGCAGCGGCTTTGCAGCCGGTTTCACGGATGCCAACAAAGGCAATGCGGCGGCGCAGTTCACGGTAAGCGCGTCGTCGGCCGGCAGCTATGACGTCGTTCTCCGGTATGCCAATGGGACGGGCAGCGCCCAAACGTTGAGCTTGTACGTGAACAATACGAAGGTGAAGCAAATTTCGCTTCCGGCCACGGCGAACTGGGATACCTGGAGCAGCCGAACCGACAGCGTCGCTTTGACCGCGGGGAGCAATACGGTCCGTTACAAGTTCGATACGACGGACACGGGAAACGTCAATTTGGACAAAATCGACGTCAACCCGGTTTCCTCGCCCCCTACTGGCCAATACGAGGCGGAATCCGCTGCATTGACGGGCGGCGCGGTCGTGGCGAATGACCACGCGGGCTATACGGGGACCGGCTTCGCGGCCGGTTTCGTCGACGCGAACAAAGGCAGCGCGCAAGCCCAATTCACGGTCAGCGCGGCAAGCGCGGGCACTTACGACGTGAAGCTGCGATATGCCAACGCGACGGGCAGCGCCCGCACGCTGACGATTTACGTGAACGGCGCGAAGATCAAGCAAGCTTCGATGGCCAGCTTGGCCAACTGGGACGCTTGGGGCACCCAGACGGAAACGCTGACCTTGAACGCGGGAACCAACACGATCGCCTACAAATTCGAAACGACCGATTCCGGCAACGTGAACCTGGATAACATCCAGCTGTCCGCATCGGCTTCCCCGCCGCCCCCGCCTCCGGGATCTTACGGCGCCACGATGCCGTACGACACTTATGAAGCGGAAAACGCCTCCTTCACGGGAACGCTGATCGGTCCTTCCACCACGTTCGGGGATCCGGCTTCCGAGGCTTCGGGAAGAAAAGCGGTCAAACTGACCTCCGCGGGACAGTACGTCCAGATCACGTTGACGAAAGCCGCGCAAGGCGTTACGGTCCGTTATTCCATTCCGGATAACGCCGCAGGCACGGGAATCGATTCGGCGATCGGACTGTATGTCGGAGGAACGTTCAAAAAAGACATTCCGCTCACTTCCAAATACAGCTGGAATTATGGAGCCTGGGGGACGGAAGGCGGACAGATCCGCTGGTCGAACAACCCGAATGCCGTGCCGACGACGCCGCACCATATGTATGACGAAGTGTCCTTTATTCTGGATCAGTCCTATCCGGCCGGTACGGTCATCAAGCTGCAACGGAACTCCAACAATTTGAACTTCGGCTCCACGGCTTACGTCACGATCGATCTCATCGAAACCGAAGCCGTTCCTGCTCCGTTAACGCAGCCCGCGGGCTATCTGTCCATTACGAGCTGCGGGGCGGCCGCGAACGACGGCCTAGACGACACGGCTGCCATCAACGCCTGCATCAACAACGTGAAAAACTCCGGAGGTACGTATAAAGGCATCTGGATTCCGTCCGGAACGTTTACCTTGAATAACGGAACGAGAGGCGCCGGCTGGGACGGCACGGGCACGAGACTGTACCTCGACGGCGGAGTATCGGTGAAAGCCGCAGGCATTTGGTATTCCGCGCTTTCGGGCAATTTCGCCGGCATCTACCTGCGGGGCGGCAACGTCACCCTGTCCGATTTCAAAATCAGCGCAAACGACTTGATCCGGGATGACTACAACGGCGTGGCGGGGGTGGAAGGCAACGGAACCAACTCGACCCTGTCCAACCTGTGGATCGAGCATACGAAAGTCGGCGTCTGGCTCACGAACCAGACGAATGCCGCCACGGTTTCCGGCAGCCGGATCCGGGACGTCTGGGCGGACGGCCTTAATCTTCATTACGGCACGTCGAATACCACCGTCACCAACAACTCGATCCGCAACAGCGGAGACGACGGATTGGCGATGTGGTCGGACACTTACCTGGATACGAACAACACGTTCAGCTACAATACGGTGCAAACTCCGACCCTGGCAAACAACATCGCGATATACGGAGGGCAGAACAACAAGGTCATCTGGAACCTGTGCACGGACACGATCGTCAACGGATCGGGTATCTCCTTGGGCACGGATTTCAATCCTCCGTCCATGACCGGAACGTTAACGATTCAAAACAACCTGCTTGTGCGGGCAGGCTCCTATCACAAGGATTACGGTTATCAGATCGGCGCGATTTGGGCTTATTGGGTGAACAACAACGGGAAAGCCCAGAACCTCACCGTAACGGTATCCGGAAATACCGTTCAAGACAGCGTCTACTCCGGCGTTTTCATCGAAGAACCGGCGCCTGGAATATCCGTTACTTATGGCTCCAATACCGTCACGAATGCCGGCACGTACGGGGTCTATATCAGAGCCTCCGCGACCGGAAGCTCGACCTTTAACGGCAATACGGTAAACGGCGCTCCTTCGGGCAAATTCATGAATGCTTCCCCGAGCTTTACCGTTTCGGGTTCGGGCAACAACTGGTAA
- a CDS encoding NAD(P)/FAD-dependent oxidoreductase codes for MDNYDITILGGGSAGLMAGVAAGRHGLNVILVDKGDKLGRKLGISGGGRCNVTNNKELDELVQHIPGNGRFLYSALSTFSNKDIARFFEDLGIALKEEDNGRMFPVTDKAKTVVDALVGQVRNEGVKILVNSPVDRVLFDDNGVAGVRLQNGQEWRSKAVIVAVGGKSVPHTGSTGDGYAWAEEAGHTITTLFPTEVPLTSREKIIASRELQGLSLRDVTLSVWNEKGKKIVSHRGDMLFTHFGLSGPIALRCSQFVVKQLAKGHSAVKLTIDLFPDSTVDELYGETLQLMKEEPKKAAVNVLKGTVPERLLPFLFGKASLDTHVTYDNIPKQPWRELCQTMKMLPLDVNGTLSIEEAFVTGGGVNLKEIDPKTMQSKLKKGLFFCGEILDIHGYTGGYNITAAFSTGYTAGTSAALLVKETQEAPQS; via the coding sequence ATGGACAACTACGATATTACGATCCTGGGCGGAGGCTCCGCGGGACTGATGGCGGGAGTCGCGGCCGGCCGGCATGGCTTGAACGTCATCCTCGTCGACAAAGGGGACAAGCTCGGCCGCAAGCTGGGCATCTCCGGCGGCGGCAGATGCAATGTGACGAACAACAAAGAACTCGACGAACTGGTCCAACACATTCCGGGCAACGGCCGGTTTCTTTACAGCGCGTTAAGCACCTTTTCGAACAAGGATATCGCCCGTTTTTTCGAGGATTTGGGCATCGCATTGAAAGAGGAAGACAACGGCCGAATGTTCCCCGTGACCGACAAAGCCAAGACCGTCGTGGACGCATTGGTGGGGCAGGTGCGGAACGAAGGCGTGAAAATCCTCGTCAACTCGCCGGTCGACCGCGTTCTGTTCGACGACAATGGCGTTGCCGGCGTTAGACTGCAGAACGGGCAGGAGTGGCGCAGCAAAGCCGTCATCGTCGCCGTCGGCGGCAAATCGGTCCCCCATACCGGGTCGACCGGCGACGGATATGCTTGGGCGGAAGAGGCGGGCCATACGATCACCACGCTGTTCCCCACCGAAGTGCCGCTGACCTCCCGGGAGAAAATCATCGCCAGCCGGGAGCTTCAGGGCCTGTCGCTGCGCGACGTGACGCTGTCCGTCTGGAACGAGAAAGGGAAGAAAATCGTTTCGCACCGCGGCGACATGCTGTTTACGCATTTCGGCCTGTCGGGCCCGATCGCTTTGCGGTGCAGCCAATTCGTCGTCAAGCAGCTCGCGAAAGGGCATTCCGCGGTGAAGTTGACGATTGACCTGTTCCCGGACAGCACGGTGGACGAACTGTACGGGGAGACGCTGCAGCTCATGAAAGAGGAGCCGAAGAAAGCGGCGGTCAACGTGCTGAAAGGGACCGTCCCCGAGAGGCTGCTGCCCTTCCTGTTCGGCAAGGCTTCTCTCGACACTCACGTCACGTACGACAACATCCCCAAGCAGCCCTGGCGCGAGCTGTGCCAAACGATGAAAATGCTCCCCCTGGACGTGAACGGAACGTTGTCCATCGAGGAAGCCTTCGTGACGGGCGGCGGCGTCAATTTGAAGGAAATCGACCCCAAAACGATGCAGTCCAAACTCAAAAAGGGGCTGTTTTTCTGCGGCGAGATTTTGGACATTCATGGATATACGGGCGGCTACAACATTACCGCGGCGTTCTCGACAGGCTATACCGCAGGCACCAGTGCCGCGTTGTTGGTGAAAGAGACGCAAGAAGCCCCGCAGTCATAG
- a CDS encoding ATP-binding protein, whose translation MWKDTLLQGLIALLPVFLFLVWYDRPKRTRYVPHFMAIVCGIAFLLNAKFAINIDGGLSSDFRYVPLLIGSLYGGMAAAVILTIEFLLYSGTEIRNWWEYVYLTVFLLAVLVPMIRVSSTFRQGPRVKRLKIVLLFFSAMFLIFCASFPVWYHGGPAAVLNNHLYDLSVNWAVFLLALIAGTMFIELGFERVGLQNELQVMSRNYRGEVRRLQLFIDQAPLAVMYADTTGIITHINDFTLQMIQPTVSTEVLNRHYRVFARLMQFEFPSPFDKVMRGEERVVEVLKIRGRTVYTVTRAVRGIPGQSSEGILFIGHDVTELNQLKDEVGRMERLSLVGQMAASITHEIRNPMAVIRGFVQLLNERSSDDQQSYFRIVMEELDRANGIINDFLSLAQNRIVEKETGNLHDVLNELVPLISADANMRGQLIEMRLCEEASPLEINSKEIKQLVLNLARNAMEAMSDKGVLRIETSDREDAVELRVTDNGVGIPQEKLERLFEPFFTTKTNGTGLGLALCLSIVERHNGKIQVESKVGEGTTFIVSFFKQYRMAAAKN comes from the coding sequence GTGTGGAAGGATACGCTGCTGCAAGGCTTGATCGCTTTATTGCCTGTATTCCTTTTTTTAGTATGGTATGACCGTCCTAAGCGCACCCGTTACGTTCCTCACTTCATGGCGATCGTTTGTGGAATCGCTTTCCTGTTGAATGCCAAGTTCGCCATCAACATCGATGGGGGGCTTTCTTCCGATTTCCGCTATGTCCCGCTCTTGATCGGGTCTTTATACGGAGGAATGGCCGCTGCCGTCATTCTCACGATAGAGTTCCTCCTCTATAGCGGCACGGAAATTCGAAACTGGTGGGAGTACGTCTATCTGACCGTTTTTCTCCTCGCCGTCCTTGTTCCCATGATTCGCGTTTCGTCCACGTTCCGCCAAGGCCCTCGCGTCAAACGTTTGAAAATCGTGCTTCTCTTTTTCTCCGCCATGTTCCTTATTTTCTGCGCTTCGTTTCCGGTATGGTACCATGGAGGACCGGCAGCCGTCTTGAATAACCATCTCTACGATCTGTCCGTGAACTGGGCGGTATTCCTCTTGGCGTTGATCGCCGGCACGATGTTCATCGAACTCGGATTCGAGAGAGTCGGCCTTCAAAACGAACTCCAAGTCATGTCGCGGAATTACCGCGGGGAGGTTCGGCGGCTGCAGCTGTTCATCGACCAGGCGCCGCTCGCCGTCATGTATGCCGACACCACGGGCATCATCACCCATATCAACGATTTTACCCTCCAAATGATACAACCTACCGTCTCGACCGAAGTGCTGAACCGGCACTACCGCGTTTTCGCCCGGCTGATGCAATTCGAATTCCCCTCACCTTTCGACAAGGTGATGCGGGGGGAAGAACGGGTCGTGGAGGTGCTGAAAATCCGGGGAAGAACGGTCTATACCGTTACGCGCGCGGTGCGGGGGATTCCCGGCCAGTCCTCGGAAGGCATCCTGTTTATCGGGCATGACGTCACCGAGCTTAACCAATTGAAAGACGAGGTCGGACGAATGGAACGGCTCAGCCTCGTGGGCCAAATGGCGGCGAGCATCACGCACGAAATCCGTAATCCGATGGCCGTGATCCGCGGATTCGTCCAGTTGCTTAATGAGAGGAGTTCCGACGATCAGCAGTCCTATTTTCGCATCGTCATGGAAGAGTTGGATCGGGCTAACGGCATCATCAACGATTTTCTGTCCTTGGCCCAAAACCGCATCGTAGAGAAAGAGACCGGCAATTTGCACGACGTTCTGAACGAACTGGTGCCGCTGATCTCGGCGGATGCCAATATGCGCGGACAACTGATCGAGATGCGTCTGTGCGAAGAGGCGAGTCCGCTGGAGATCAACAGCAAGGAAATCAAGCAGCTCGTGCTCAATCTGGCGCGGAACGCGATGGAGGCGATGTCGGACAAGGGCGTCCTGCGGATCGAGACCTCCGACCGGGAAGACGCCGTCGAGCTTCGCGTCACGGATAACGGCGTCGGGATTCCCCAAGAAAAGCTGGAAAGGCTGTTCGAGCCGTTTTTCACGACCAAGACGAACGGAACGGGCCTCGGTTTGGCCCTCTGCTTGAGCATCGTGGAGCGGCACAACGGAAAAATCCAGGTGGAATCCAAGGTCGGCGAAGGAACGACGTTTATCGTATCGTTTTTCAAACAGTATCGGATGGCGGCGGCAAAAAATTGA
- a CDS encoding DUF3905 domain-containing protein encodes MNKQPSASYEGVTPAPGRDDSSLDPFEIEFKSEFRGNRGPQEPFVNAQGVVIGDHDYASPQSPLEQWNRDTDPAVMAGEQWVHPYKDIGFRTRENRDLFERGIRPQAGTFMHPTLQVSAGDEPELDEGKQETGFYDWLDSDDEYVLDEP; translated from the coding sequence ATGAACAAGCAACCGTCCGCTTCCTATGAAGGAGTTACTCCCGCACCGGGACGGGACGACTCCTCGCTGGATCCGTTCGAAATCGAGTTCAAATCGGAATTCCGCGGGAATCGGGGGCCGCAGGAACCGTTCGTCAATGCGCAAGGCGTCGTGATCGGGGACCATGATTATGCGTCGCCCCAATCCCCGTTGGAGCAATGGAACCGCGACACCGACCCGGCCGTCATGGCGGGAGAGCAATGGGTCCATCCTTACAAGGACATCGGATTCCGGACACGGGAAAACCGCGATTTATTCGAGAGAGGGATCCGGCCGCAAGCCGGGACGTTCATGCACCCGACCCTCCAGGTGTCCGCCGGGGACGAGCCGGAACTGGACGAAGGGAAGCAGGAGACCGGATTCTATGATTGGCTCGACTCGGATGACGAATACGTATTGGACGAACCCTGA
- a CDS encoding BrxA/BrxB family bacilliredoxin, which translates to MSMSFERYMLDMVQPMRDELTRLGIQELKTPDDVEQHLPDAKGTTLVVVNSVCGCAAGQARPGVAQALGHDVTPDHLYTVFAGQDKEATAKAREYFAPYPPSSPSIALLKDGELVHFIERHQIENRSAAEIAGDLTAAFDRYCR; encoded by the coding sequence ATGTCGATGTCTTTTGAAAGATATATGCTGGATATGGTTCAGCCGATGAGGGACGAACTGACCCGTCTGGGCATCCAGGAATTGAAAACGCCGGATGACGTCGAGCAGCACCTGCCTGACGCCAAAGGCACGACGCTCGTCGTCGTCAACTCCGTCTGCGGCTGCGCGGCCGGCCAAGCGCGCCCGGGCGTCGCCCAAGCGCTGGGCCACGACGTCACGCCGGATCATCTGTACACGGTATTCGCCGGCCAGGATAAAGAGGCGACCGCCAAAGCGCGCGAATACTTCGCGCCGTATCCTCCTTCCTCTCCGTCGATCGCCTTGCTGAAGGACGGAGAGCTCGTCCACTTCATCGAGCGCCATCAAATCGAAAACCGAAGCGCAGCGGAGATCGCAGGCGACCTGACCGCCGCATTCGACCGCTATTGCCGGTAA
- the nadE gene encoding ammonia-dependent NAD(+) synthetase, giving the protein MSLQQQIISELKVKPLIDVQEEITRRVGFLKDYVKQAGATGLLIAISGGIDSAVAAGLCKRATDELSLETGKEYMTLGVFQPYGEQVDIGHSYAVAEAFKLTHTAETNIQEAVDEIALETEFAFKSLNMSRHVSRGGKGNIKARTRMVVQYALAFDLNLLVVGTDHASEALTGFFTKWGDGAVDVTPLSSLNKRQIGQLAAALGVPDSVIHKAPTAGLWEGQTDEGELGVSYEANSDYLEGKEVDPKAREILEKHYLRTQHKRRPIPGI; this is encoded by the coding sequence ATGAGCCTGCAGCAGCAAATCATCTCGGAGCTCAAGGTCAAACCGCTCATCGACGTCCAAGAAGAGATTACCCGCAGGGTCGGCTTTCTGAAGGATTACGTTAAGCAAGCAGGCGCAACAGGCTTGTTGATCGCCATCAGCGGCGGCATCGACAGCGCGGTAGCCGCGGGGCTGTGCAAACGCGCGACGGACGAGCTTAGCCTGGAAACCGGCAAAGAGTACATGACGCTCGGCGTGTTCCAACCTTACGGGGAACAAGTGGACATCGGGCACAGCTACGCGGTGGCCGAAGCGTTCAAGCTGACGCACACGGCGGAGACGAACATCCAGGAAGCGGTGGACGAAATCGCGCTGGAAACCGAATTCGCCTTCAAATCTCTGAACATGTCCCGCCACGTCAGCCGCGGAGGCAAAGGCAACATCAAGGCCCGCACCCGCATGGTCGTGCAATACGCGCTCGCGTTCGACCTGAATCTGCTCGTCGTCGGCACGGACCACGCCTCCGAAGCGTTGACCGGCTTCTTCACCAAATGGGGCGACGGCGCGGTGGACGTCACTCCGCTCAGCAGCCTGAACAAGCGCCAAATCGGGCAGCTCGCGGCAGCGCTCGGCGTACCCGACTCCGTGATCCACAAAGCTCCGACCGCAGGCTTGTGGGAAGGGCAGACGGACGAAGGGGAACTCGGCGTCTCGTACGAAGCCAACAGCGATTACCTCGAAGGCAAGGAAGTCGATCCGAAAGCCCGCGAGATCCTGGAGAAGCATTACCTCCGCACGCAGCATAAGCGGCGCCCTATTCCGGGCATTTGA
- the acpS gene encoding holo-ACP synthase, translating into MIVGVGLDVVELKRIESLLSKPSGERFAQRVLTEKERSRWAGLPARRALEFIAGRFAAKEAVVKALGCGIGSSAGFHDVEILSDAAGKPVCRLSEACRERLDLREGEWTIHVAITHERTLAASTAIVERT; encoded by the coding sequence ATGATCGTCGGAGTCGGCCTGGACGTTGTGGAGTTGAAGCGGATCGAGAGTCTCCTGTCGAAGCCCTCCGGCGAGCGATTCGCGCAGAGGGTGCTGACGGAGAAGGAGAGGAGCCGGTGGGCGGGACTTCCCGCCCGCCGCGCCCTCGAGTTCATCGCCGGACGTTTCGCGGCCAAGGAGGCGGTCGTCAAAGCCCTGGGCTGCGGGATCGGTTCGTCGGCGGGGTTTCATGACGTCGAAATCCTTTCGGACGCGGCCGGCAAGCCGGTATGCCGATTGTCCGAGGCTTGCCGGGAGCGGCTGGATTTGCGGGAAGGAGAGTGGACGATCCATGTGGCGATCACCCACGAAAGAACCCTTGCCGCTTCCACCGCGATCGTCGAACGTACGTAA
- a CDS encoding AraC family transcriptional regulator, which yields MTTTYFTILMKHLEQMQIEVASASETEVGAISVKPRDVVYDCNRFLYVRSGKGRLWALGKELELVPGTLCILLAGTPHRVAVDPGEVLNIQWCHFHASYGDRDIYRTLNLPISVWVENKSAVSQLFDRLIQELKKDQLTSRLRVKAIMLELVSMYLEELPKGIGKVYPTQELQKIDTVLQYIDEHMAENITVEELARQVYLHPNYFIVFFKAMLGYSPIQYVNHRRMETAKALLLQPECNVSDVAARVGMQIYYFSRMFKAHTGLTPSRYRKQSLGIAESGTDAEPGAGAEE from the coding sequence ATGACAACGACTTATTTTACCATCCTGATGAAGCACCTGGAGCAAATGCAAATCGAAGTCGCCTCCGCATCGGAAACGGAAGTAGGGGCTATATCGGTGAAACCGCGGGATGTGGTCTATGACTGCAACCGCTTTTTGTACGTCCGGTCGGGCAAAGGCCGCTTGTGGGCGCTTGGCAAGGAGCTGGAGCTGGTGCCCGGCACCCTGTGCATCCTGCTGGCGGGAACGCCCCACCGGGTGGCGGTGGATCCGGGGGAAGTCCTGAACATCCAATGGTGCCATTTTCACGCGAGCTATGGGGACAGGGACATTTACCGTACGCTGAACCTGCCGATTTCCGTCTGGGTCGAGAACAAGTCGGCCGTCAGCCAGCTGTTCGACAGGCTGATCCAAGAATTGAAGAAGGACCAGCTCACGTCGAGGCTCCGCGTCAAAGCCATCATGCTGGAGCTGGTCAGCATGTATTTGGAGGAACTCCCCAAGGGAATCGGCAAGGTTTATCCGACGCAGGAGCTGCAGAAGATCGACACGGTCCTGCAATATATCGACGAGCATATGGCGGAAAACATCACGGTAGAGGAATTGGCCCGCCAGGTGTATCTGCATCCGAACTATTTCATCGTGTTCTTCAAGGCCATGCTCGGTTACTCGCCGATCCAGTACGTCAACCATAGGCGCATGGAAACGGCCAAAGCGTTGCTGCTTCAGCCGGAGTGCAACGTTTCCGACGTCGCCGCCCGCGTCGGCATGCAGATTTATTACTTCTCGAGGATGTTCAAGGCGCACACCGGCCTCACGCCGAGCCGGTACCGCAAGCAAAGCCTCGGCATCGCCGAATCGGGTACGGATGCGGAACCGGGAGCGGGAGCGGAAGAATGA
- the mutY gene encoding A/G-specific adenine glycosylase: protein MTRDDINRFFGTELLAWYRRERRDLPWRRSRDPYHIWVSEIMLQQTRVDTVIPYFERFMARFPTVGSLAEAPEADVLKAWEGLGYYSRARNLQAAARQVAELHGGAVPRDKAAVSALKGVGPYTAGAILSIAYDLPEPAVDGNVMRVLSRFYNLDDDIAKPSVRVGMERLAQELIPEGEASSFNQALMELGALVCTPRSPGCLSCPVMEHCAGRLAGRERELPVKSKAKPPKPVHRLAVLIEGEGEWAGRVLVRRRPAEGLLAGMWELPHVEAPNESVWSSGDDAPVWLAGALAAEGLSVKAQQHVASAEHVFTHLHWFVRVWSAELAGSPETEVYRWIDRADFERLAWPKVFKTLLGAYFSQERNIG, encoded by the coding sequence ATGACCCGAGACGATATCAACCGGTTTTTCGGTACGGAGCTGCTCGCCTGGTACCGGCGGGAACGCCGGGATCTGCCGTGGCGGAGAAGCCGGGACCCCTATCATATATGGGTATCGGAAATCATGCTGCAGCAAACGAGGGTCGACACGGTCATCCCTTATTTCGAGCGGTTCATGGCACGCTTCCCGACGGTCGGCAGCTTGGCGGAGGCGCCTGAAGCCGACGTGCTGAAGGCCTGGGAAGGGCTCGGTTATTACTCCCGCGCCCGCAATCTTCAGGCGGCCGCACGGCAAGTGGCCGAGCTTCACGGCGGCGCCGTGCCGCGCGACAAGGCCGCGGTCTCCGCATTGAAGGGCGTCGGCCCTTATACGGCGGGAGCCATTCTCAGCATCGCGTACGACTTGCCTGAGCCCGCTGTGGACGGCAATGTCATGCGGGTGCTGTCGCGCTTCTACAACCTGGACGACGACATCGCGAAGCCCTCGGTCCGCGTCGGCATGGAGCGGCTGGCGCAGGAGCTTATTCCCGAAGGAGAAGCGTCCAGCTTCAACCAAGCGCTGATGGAGCTGGGCGCGCTCGTGTGCACGCCTCGGTCTCCGGGCTGCCTGTCTTGCCCCGTGATGGAGCATTGCGCCGGCAGGCTGGCGGGCCGCGAGCGCGAGCTGCCGGTGAAGTCGAAAGCCAAGCCGCCGAAACCGGTGCACCGGCTGGCGGTTCTGATCGAAGGCGAGGGGGAATGGGCGGGCCGCGTGCTCGTAAGGAGGCGTCCTGCGGAAGGGCTTCTTGCCGGCATGTGGGAATTGCCTCACGTGGAAGCACCGAATGAGTCGGTCTGGTCGTCCGGCGACGACGCGCCGGTCTGGCTTGCGGGGGCGCTGGCCGCCGAAGGGCTGAGCGTCAAAGCGCAGCAGCATGTGGCGAGCGCGGAGCACGTGTTCACGCATCTGCATTGGTTCGTGCGCGTATGGTCAGCGGAGCTGGCAGGCTCCCCGGAAACGGAAGTTTACCGCTGGATCGACCGGGCGGATTTCGAACGGCTGGCTTGGCCGAAGGTGTTCAAGACGCTGCTCGGAGCATACTTCTCGCAGGAACGGAATATAGGATAG
- a CDS encoding superoxide dismutase, producing the protein MAHQLPELPYAKDALEPNIDATTMEIHHGRHHNTYVTNLNKALESAPELAGKTVEDLIADLNAVPENIRTAVRNNGGGHANHSLFWVTISPNGGGAPSGALAQAIDSELGGFEKFKESFAAAATTRFGSGWAWLAVGKDGKLKVYSLPNQDSPIMEGDKPILGLDVWEHAYYLKYQNKRPDYIAAFWNIVDWNKVGQLYEASK; encoded by the coding sequence ATGGCACACCAACTGCCCGAACTGCCCTACGCGAAGGACGCGCTGGAGCCGAACATCGACGCGACGACGATGGAAATCCATCACGGCCGCCATCACAACACGTACGTGACGAACCTGAACAAAGCGCTGGAATCCGCTCCCGAGCTGGCCGGCAAAACGGTCGAAGACCTGATCGCCGACCTGAATGCCGTTCCGGAAAACATCCGCACGGCCGTTCGCAACAACGGCGGCGGACATGCCAACCACTCCCTGTTCTGGGTGACGATCTCCCCGAACGGCGGCGGCGCTCCGTCCGGCGCGCTGGCTCAAGCCATCGACAGCGAGCTCGGCGGCTTCGAGAAGTTCAAGGAATCGTTCGCGGCTGCCGCGACGACCCGTTTCGGCTCCGGCTGGGCATGGCTCGCCGTGGGCAAAGACGGCAAGCTGAAAGTATACAGCCTGCCGAACCAAGACAGCCCGATCATGGAAGGCGACAAGCCGATCCTGGGCCTGGACGTATGGGAGCACGCTTACTACCTGAAATACCAAAACAAGCGCCCGGACTACATCGCGGCGTTCTGGAACATCGTCGACTGGAACAAAGTCGGCCAACTGTACGAAGCTTCGAAATAA
- a CDS encoding GNAT family N-acetyltransferase — MQIRSFQLSDYRSVAELLKEVLSEECCEETMGAFARQLSWDSELVLVASIDDVIAGVLIGTIDQQKGYVYRIAVHKEYQRQGVGKALVSAMNARFRQRNVLKVLIAGDKHNEVLRPFYEALGLAPVDFARPSRPLAIVAG, encoded by the coding sequence ATGCAGATCCGTTCTTTCCAACTTTCGGACTACCGGTCCGTTGCCGAGCTTCTTAAGGAAGTGCTGTCGGAAGAGTGCTGCGAGGAGACGATGGGCGCGTTCGCGCGGCAGCTGTCGTGGGACAGCGAGCTGGTGCTTGTCGCTTCGATCGATGACGTCATCGCAGGGGTTTTGATCGGCACGATCGATCAGCAGAAGGGTTACGTTTACCGCATCGCGGTTCATAAGGAATATCAGCGCCAAGGCGTCGGGAAGGCTCTTGTATCGGCGATGAACGCCCGGTTCCGCCAGCGCAATGTTTTGAAAGTACTTATCGCAGGGGACAAGCACAACGAGGTGCTTCGACCGTTCTACGAAGCGCTCGGTCTCGCGCCGGTCGATTTCGCCAGACCGTCCCGGCCGCTTGCTATCGTAGCAGGCTGA